The following proteins come from a genomic window of Acetivibrio cellulolyticus CD2:
- a CDS encoding sporulation transcriptional regulator SpoIIID — MVLSDDDLILLAEYMIINRATVRQAAAKFGVSKSGVHSAVTLRLKQIDTGRAHEVSGVLQENREARARRGGLAVWQKKRSINDREVLMV; from the coding sequence ATGGTACTGTCAGATGACGATTTGATTTTATTGGCAGAGTATATGATTATAAATAGGGCTACTGTGAGACAGGCTGCGGCAAAATTCGGAGTTTCCAAGTCAGGAGTGCATTCAGCGGTGACCCTAAGACTGAAGCAGATTGATACTGGAAGGGCGCATGAGGTAAGCGGAGTTTTGCAGGAAAACAGAGAGGCACGGGCCAGAAGAGGCGGGCTTGCAGTCTGGCAGAAGAAACGGAGCATAAATGACAGGGAGGTTTTAATGGTATGA
- a CDS encoding DUF932 domain-containing protein codes for MKTGKTINELARELNWQNIVKRDFLVDTPKLLMDVEEDTNRIRLRFEDPVTGVFDDGFSITRLAHRQIGETLEIPAKYYDRMLEENPELLIHNTNSWFREQPSRRMVRTLDGHARAFLSDRYRRIDNYDIAQAVLPIIREMPDARVESCELTENRMYLKVVNPRLEAEVKKGDIVQAGIVISNSEVGLGAVSVQPLVYRLVCLNGMTVNDLGQRRYHAGRMNQANEDYSLFSDETLKADDKVFMLKVQDLVRTAVDEVKFKVVVDRLKETTEVKITGHVPQVVELASREFGITANEEKGILQHLIEGGDLSLYGFANAVTRQSQEVESYDRASELEGIGWQIINMPKDLWARVNSEVV; via the coding sequence ATGAAAACAGGAAAAACCATAAATGAACTAGCTCGTGAGCTTAATTGGCAGAACATCGTAAAGCGTGACTTTTTAGTGGATACACCAAAGCTTCTGATGGATGTGGAGGAGGATACCAACAGGATAAGGCTCAGGTTTGAGGACCCTGTGACAGGAGTATTTGATGACGGGTTTTCTATCACCCGTCTCGCCCATAGGCAGATCGGAGAGACGTTAGAAATACCAGCAAAATATTATGACCGTATGTTGGAGGAAAACCCGGAGCTGCTCATCCATAACACCAACAGCTGGTTCAGAGAGCAACCATCAAGAAGGATGGTGCGTACCCTTGATGGTCATGCCAGGGCTTTTCTAAGTGACAGATACAGAAGAATAGACAATTATGATATTGCACAGGCGGTACTTCCCATAATCCGAGAGATGCCCGATGCAAGAGTGGAATCCTGCGAGCTTACCGAAAACCGTATGTATCTGAAGGTGGTAAACCCAAGGCTTGAGGCTGAGGTTAAAAAGGGTGATATTGTACAGGCCGGCATTGTCATCAGCAATTCGGAGGTCGGCTTGGGTGCTGTTTCAGTACAGCCGCTGGTATATCGTCTGGTCTGCCTTAATGGCATGACAGTAAATGACCTTGGACAGAGACGGTATCATGCGGGACGGATGAACCAAGCCAACGAGGATTATTCCCTTTTCAGCGATGAAACCCTTAAAGCCGATGACAAGGTCTTCATGCTGAAGGTGCAGGACTTGGTAAGGACAGCAGTGGATGAAGTAAAATTCAAGGTGGTTGTAGACAGGCTGAAGGAAACAACGGAAGTGAAAATAACGGGGCATGTTCCACAGGTGGTGGAGCTTGCAAGCCGGGAATTTGGCATTACTGCCAACGAGGAAAAAGGGATACTTCAGCACCTCATAGAAGGCGGAGATTTGAGCCTTTACGGATTTGCTAATGCAGTAACCCGTCAAAGCCAGGAGGTTGAAAGCTATGACCGGGCTTCCGAGCTTGAGGGAATCGGCTGGCAGATCATCAATATGCCAAAGGACCTGTGGGCAAGGGTTAACTCGGAGGTGGTATGA
- a CDS encoding DNA polymerase, translated as MRTLAIDIETFSSVDLTSCGVYTYTAAPDFQILLFGYAWDDDPVELIDLACGERLPDAIVNAIESPEVIKTAFNAGFERICLSKHLNKHLKADSWRCTAIQAAMLGLPLHLDGVGTALKLKVQKDRAGKDLIRYFSIPCKSTKSNGGRTRNLPHHAPEKWQKFKDYCVRDVEVEREVRRKIERYPIPEKELKLWLLDQKINDTGVLVDMALVNQAVKCDTQYSSRLEVEAKTLTKLDNPNSVAQLKEWLKEQGLEVESLSKQAVQNLLTDADGEIERLLTLRQEMAKSSIAKYAAVQRSVCPDSRVRGLFQFYGANRTGRWAGRIFQIQNLPQNHMKDLEIARMLVKQGRFKELELLYESVPIVLSELIRTVLIPEQGCRFIVADFSAIEARVLAWLANEAWVLDTFKGHGKIYEQTASRMFGVPVEKIAKGNPEYELRAKGKVAVLACGYQGGVNALKAMGADKMGLSDTELDDIVRAWRSANQRIVRFWYDVEKAAVLAVREREPQRVGILRFKVENGILFITLPSGRRLAYIRPKIEKDLRFDKDGLTYEGLGINKQWWRQKTYGGRLVENIVQGAARDCLAEAMLRVDAKGYKIVGHVHDEIITEMRKGQGSLEELCGIMGQEIPWALGLPLRADGFETMFYKKE; from the coding sequence ATGAGAACGCTGGCAATCGACATTGAGACCTTCAGCAGTGTTGATTTGACAAGCTGCGGTGTATATACATATACCGCAGCCCCCGACTTTCAGATATTACTGTTCGGCTATGCCTGGGACGATGATCCGGTAGAACTCATAGACCTTGCATGCGGAGAACGGCTGCCGGATGCGATAGTAAATGCTATTGAAAGCCCCGAGGTTATAAAGACAGCCTTCAATGCAGGGTTTGAACGGATATGCCTGTCAAAGCATTTAAATAAACATTTGAAAGCAGATTCGTGGAGATGTACGGCGATCCAGGCGGCAATGCTTGGGCTGCCCCTTCACCTTGATGGAGTAGGCACAGCATTAAAGCTTAAGGTACAAAAGGACAGAGCGGGTAAGGACCTTATTCGATATTTTTCAATTCCCTGCAAATCAACCAAGTCAAACGGAGGAAGAACAAGAAACCTTCCGCACCACGCACCTGAGAAATGGCAGAAGTTCAAGGATTATTGTGTCCGGGATGTAGAGGTAGAGCGTGAGGTCAGAAGAAAAATCGAACGCTACCCTATTCCTGAAAAGGAACTGAAGCTTTGGCTTCTGGACCAAAAAATAAATGACACAGGAGTGCTTGTGGATATGGCTCTTGTAAATCAAGCGGTAAAATGTGACACACAGTATTCATCAAGGCTTGAGGTTGAAGCAAAGACACTTACAAAGCTTGATAATCCAAATAGTGTGGCACAGCTGAAGGAATGGCTGAAGGAGCAGGGGCTGGAGGTGGAGAGCCTGTCAAAGCAGGCGGTGCAGAATCTTCTCACCGATGCAGATGGCGAAATTGAAAGGCTACTCACATTAAGACAGGAAATGGCGAAGTCATCCATTGCAAAGTATGCAGCCGTTCAGCGGTCGGTGTGTCCTGACAGCAGAGTAAGAGGGCTGTTCCAATTCTACGGGGCAAATAGAACCGGCAGATGGGCCGGTAGAATTTTTCAAATTCAAAATTTACCCCAAAACCATATGAAGGATTTGGAGATTGCACGGATGCTTGTTAAGCAAGGAAGGTTTAAAGAACTGGAGCTATTGTATGAAAGCGTCCCCATTGTGCTGTCGGAGCTTATACGGACAGTTCTTATTCCAGAACAAGGGTGCAGGTTCATCGTAGCCGACTTTTCTGCCATAGAAGCGAGGGTGCTTGCCTGGCTTGCGAACGAAGCATGGGTGCTGGATACCTTCAAAGGCCACGGCAAGATATATGAACAGACAGCCTCCCGTATGTTCGGAGTGCCGGTTGAAAAAATTGCAAAGGGCAATCCCGAGTATGAGCTGAGGGCAAAGGGCAAAGTGGCGGTTCTGGCATGCGGTTACCAAGGAGGAGTTAATGCTTTAAAGGCGATGGGTGCAGATAAGATGGGCTTAAGCGATACTGAACTGGATGACATTGTTCGGGCCTGGAGAAGCGCCAATCAAAGAATCGTCAGGTTCTGGTATGACGTTGAAAAGGCTGCTGTTCTCGCAGTACGGGAAAGAGAGCCTCAAAGGGTAGGTATTTTAAGGTTTAAGGTTGAGAACGGCATACTTTTTATAACCCTTCCGTCAGGAAGAAGGCTTGCATATATACGTCCCAAAATAGAAAAAGACCTGCGTTTTGACAAGGACGGACTCACATATGAAGGATTGGGGATTAACAAGCAGTGGTGGAGGCAGAAGACATACGGAGGCCGCCTGGTCGAAAATATAGTGCAAGGAGCAGCCCGAGACTGCCTTGCGGAGGCAATGCTGAGGGTGGATGCAAAGGGCTATAAAATTGTAGGTCATGTACATGATGAAATAATCACCGAGATGCGGAAAGGTCAGGGCTCCCTTGAAGAGCTGTGTGGCATTATGGGACAGGAGATACCTTGGGCATTAGGGCTTCCGCTAAGGGCGGACGGATTTGAAACCATGTTCTATAAAAAAGAGTAA
- a CDS encoding DUF2815 family protein, whose translation MDNKQKVTTGKVRFSYANVWKPKSINGGEEKYSVSLIIPKSDKDTIRKINEAVEEAKKAGAEKFGQKFLSGNLKLPLRDGDTDRADDENYENAYFINANSTTAPGIINRQKEEILDQTEVYSGCYGRASVTFYPFNTNGNKGIACGLNHLQKLADGEPLSGRGRAEDDFDDLPYDDEDDLLS comes from the coding sequence ATGGATAATAAACAAAAAGTTACTACCGGCAAGGTAAGGTTTTCATATGCAAATGTATGGAAGCCAAAGAGCATCAACGGCGGAGAAGAAAAATACTCGGTCAGCTTGATCATACCCAAGTCCGACAAGGATACCATCAGGAAGATTAATGAAGCGGTTGAGGAAGCGAAGAAAGCCGGGGCTGAAAAGTTCGGACAGAAATTCCTGTCAGGGAACCTCAAGCTGCCGCTGCGTGACGGAGATACCGACAGGGCGGACGATGAGAACTATGAAAACGCATATTTTATCAATGCGAATTCAACAACAGCTCCCGGTATCATCAACAGGCAGAAGGAAGAAATCCTCGACCAGACCGAGGTGTACAGCGGTTGTTACGGAAGGGCGAGCGTCACCTTCTACCCGTTTAATACAAACGGCAACAAGGGTATCGCCTGCGGCTTGAACCATCTGCAGAAGCTGGCAGACGGTGAACCGCTCAGCGGAAGAGGCAGGGCAGAAGATGATTTTGACGATCTGCCATATGACGATGAAGATGATTTATTGTCATGA
- a CDS encoding DUF2800 domain-containing protein, which translates to MGEHAKLSASASHRWMECTPCVELEASFPEANSVYADEGSAAHALSEYKLKRLLKIKSGKKPVSQYDSQELEDYTDQYVTFACECIAEARARTKDAVILIEQRVDFSRFVPEGFGTADLVIVADGIMDICDLKYGRGVPVSAEHNPQMQLYALGAYGLFEEIYEIERVRMTIFQPRLDNVSTYEMTVDELMSWAENELKPKAEMASRGEGEFKPGEHCRFCRAKAVCRARAKANLELAKYDFADPELLSDEEMGEILAKAEQLQAWVSDLWEYAQAEAIAGRKKWPGFKVVAGRSNRRYSDEEKAAEVLLVNGYTEKQIFNKKLLGIGDMEKLTGKKRFEELLKDYIEKPAGKPALVSETDKRQEWNRAAADFD; encoded by the coding sequence ATGGGAGAGCATGCTAAACTAAGCGCATCAGCCTCCCACCGTTGGATGGAATGTACTCCTTGTGTTGAACTTGAGGCCTCCTTCCCTGAAGCTAACAGTGTATATGCGGATGAAGGCTCTGCAGCACACGCTTTATCGGAATACAAGCTCAAAAGGCTTCTGAAAATCAAGTCAGGCAAAAAGCCAGTAAGCCAGTATGATTCACAGGAGCTTGAGGACTATACCGACCAGTATGTTACCTTTGCTTGTGAGTGTATAGCTGAAGCCAGAGCAAGGACAAAGGATGCCGTTATCCTGATTGAGCAGAGGGTTGATTTCAGCAGGTTTGTACCGGAGGGCTTTGGAACTGCAGACCTGGTGATTGTGGCTGATGGAATTATGGATATATGCGACCTTAAGTATGGACGCGGTGTGCCGGTATCCGCAGAACACAATCCGCAGATGCAGCTGTATGCCCTGGGTGCATACGGATTGTTTGAGGAGATATACGAGATCGAAAGAGTGCGCATGACTATATTCCAGCCAAGGCTTGACAATGTTTCCACCTACGAAATGACTGTAGATGAGCTTATGTCCTGGGCGGAAAATGAACTTAAACCCAAAGCTGAAATGGCGTCAAGGGGTGAAGGGGAGTTTAAGCCTGGAGAGCACTGCCGGTTCTGCAGAGCCAAGGCTGTCTGCAGGGCAAGAGCCAAGGCTAACCTTGAGCTTGCAAAGTATGATTTTGCAGACCCTGAACTTTTGTCGGATGAGGAAATGGGTGAAATTCTCGCCAAGGCGGAGCAGCTGCAGGCATGGGTGTCGGACCTATGGGAATACGCACAGGCAGAGGCAATCGCAGGAAGGAAGAAGTGGCCCGGCTTCAAGGTTGTGGCTGGACGGTCCAACAGAAGGTACAGCGATGAGGAAAAGGCGGCGGAAGTACTGTTGGTGAATGGCTACACCGAGAAGCAGATATTCAACAAAAAGCTGCTGGGGATAGGAGACATGGAAAAGCTGACCGGGAAGAAGCGGTTTGAAGAGCTATTGAAGGATTATATTGAAAAGCCCGCAGGGAAGCCTGCACTTGTTTCTGAGACGGATAAGCGCCAGGAATGGAACCGTGCGGCAGCTGATTTTGATTAA
- a CDS encoding DUF7768 domain-containing protein, which yields MKLIYICSPYRGDTESNAAKARGYCRFACREGVVPIAPHLIYPQFLDDDIPEERETAMHLGTELLKRCDELWVFGDRISEGMKAELEAAEKSGIKIRYFKERGGEIHEDMA from the coding sequence TTGAAGCTTATATATATTTGCAGTCCGTACCGGGGAGATACCGAATCCAATGCCGCCAAGGCCAGAGGCTACTGCAGGTTTGCCTGTAGAGAGGGAGTGGTACCCATTGCTCCGCACCTGATATACCCTCAGTTCCTGGATGATGACATCCCGGAAGAAAGGGAAACAGCGATGCACCTTGGGACGGAGCTCTTAAAGCGCTGCGATGAGCTGTGGGTGTTCGGAGACAGGATCAGCGAGGGTATGAAGGCTGAGCTTGAAGCTGCAGAGAAGAGCGGAATAAAAATCAGGTATTTCAAGGAAAGAGGAGGAGAAATCCATGAGGATATGGCTTGA
- a CDS encoding helix-turn-helix domain-containing protein has protein sequence MPIRKEVGQNIRKERDRKRMSQEELAGLAGTTQEYISRIENGTRNPSMDLLYNIAGALKCPVKRLVG, from the coding sequence ATGCCAATTAGGAAGGAAGTTGGACAAAACATAAGAAAGGAAAGGGATAGAAAGCGGATGTCCCAGGAAGAGCTTGCCGGATTGGCAGGAACAACGCAGGAGTACATCAGCAGGATTGAAAACGGGACAAGGAATCCAAGCATGGACCTCCTGTACAATATCGCAGGGGCTTTGAAGTGTCCTGTGAAGAGGCTGGTAGGTTGA
- a CDS encoding helix-turn-helix transcriptional regulator, translated as MTVANGNELAARQGEKVRELRGQLSREDFVAGIENIITAQSLYRIEAGLRRASDKVLAKIGEKYGKPLSWFYDDDDTSESFKLQIHNEMARLKIMDALQTDPELIGFWESMVGREDLKLMFKQVKDLSPESIRRLIRVIKAIEDEESGGSEV; from the coding sequence ATGACCGTTGCAAACGGAAACGAACTGGCTGCAAGGCAAGGTGAAAAAGTCCGTGAATTGAGGGGTCAGCTTTCAAGGGAGGACTTTGTCGCCGGTATTGAAAACATCATCACCGCCCAAAGCCTTTACAGGATCGAAGCCGGTTTGAGGAGGGCGTCCGACAAGGTTCTTGCAAAAATAGGAGAGAAGTACGGCAAACCGCTTTCGTGGTTTTATGACGATGACGATACGAGTGAAAGCTTCAAGCTTCAGATTCATAACGAAATGGCAAGGCTCAAGATCATGGATGCGCTTCAGACCGATCCTGAATTGATTGGATTTTGGGAAAGCATGGTAGGACGTGAGGATCTGAAGCTTATGTTCAAACAAGTGAAAGACCTTTCCCCCGAATCAATCAGAAGGCTTATCCGGGTAATAAAGGCCATCGAGGATGAGGAATCGGGAGGGTCCGAGGTGTAG
- a CDS encoding ImmA/IrrE family metallo-endopeptidase, which translates to MMLPDESYKLIRSLYDPECDFDELLRAHGIRLHEIAFKPDLWGAVYISRKGIYHVFINSILPHGTKQKTFLHELKHIIFDAPKENYIIGMDMQYDTMETEADDFYKIAESMASYNDSPQ; encoded by the coding sequence ATGATGCTGCCTGATGAAAGCTACAAACTTATAAGGTCCTTGTATGATCCTGAATGTGATTTTGATGAGCTTTTGCGCGCCCACGGAATCAGGCTTCATGAGATTGCTTTCAAGCCTGATCTCTGGGGGGCCGTGTACATAAGCCGCAAGGGGATTTACCATGTGTTTATAAATTCGATACTGCCCCACGGCACAAAACAAAAAACCTTCCTCCATGAGCTGAAGCATATTATTTTTGATGCTCCCAAGGAGAATTACATTATTGGAATGGACATGCAGTATGATACAATGGAAACTGAAGCGGATGATTTTTATAAGATAGCTGAAAGCATGGCGAGCTATAATGATTCACCGCAGTGA
- a CDS encoding MmcQ/YjbR family DNA-binding protein — MDSKAVKEYCLSKPGATEDFPFGPDVLVIKVGSKMFALVSGRENRINLSLKCDPFVAEDLRQRYPAVTAGYHLNKKHWNTVVIDGSVPDNEMAWMIDHSYELVIKSLSQAVKESLFE, encoded by the coding sequence TTGGATTCAAAAGCAGTAAAGGAATACTGCCTGTCAAAGCCGGGAGCTACGGAGGATTTTCCGTTTGGTCCCGATGTTCTTGTTATAAAGGTGGGTTCAAAAATGTTCGCCCTTGTTTCAGGAAGGGAAAACAGGATTAATTTATCATTAAAGTGCGACCCCTTTGTCGCGGAGGATTTAAGACAGAGGTACCCTGCAGTCACCGCTGGCTATCATCTTAATAAGAAGCACTGGAATACGGTTGTTATTGACGGCTCGGTGCCGGACAACGAGATGGCATGGATGATAGACCATTCCTATGAGCTTGTCATAAAAAGCCTATCACAAGCCGTGAAAGAATCACTCTTTGAATAA
- a CDS encoding aspartyl-phosphate phosphatase Spo0E family protein: protein MLEILKRIEALREELHNAIDKGNADEILQKSRELDEEILKLINSGSLLKNKPSDYQSKFGESL, encoded by the coding sequence ATGTTGGAAATATTAAAGAGAATCGAGGCTTTGCGTGAAGAACTCCATAATGCAATAGATAAGGGAAATGCAGATGAGATTTTACAAAAAAGCAGGGAGCTTGATGAAGAAATACTTAAGCTGATAAACTCTGGTTCGTTATTGAAAAACAAGCCTTCGGATTATCAATCAAAGTTTGGCGAAAGTTTATGA
- a CDS encoding helix-turn-helix domain-containing protein, protein MITDPVNKAIRNLIGPRVKQARENAKPKITQSDLLARLAVRGVELEKTTISKIEAQTRPVTDIELVALSDALGVSIPWLLNIEK, encoded by the coding sequence TTGATTACAGACCCGGTAAATAAAGCAATCCGCAATTTAATAGGCCCAAGGGTCAAGCAAGCCAGGGAGAATGCAAAGCCCAAGATCACCCAGTCCGACCTGCTAGCCAGGCTTGCAGTGAGAGGCGTGGAGCTTGAAAAAACAACAATCTCCAAAATAGAGGCTCAAACACGCCCTGTTACCGATATTGAGCTGGTTGCCCTCTCCGATGCATTGGGTGTTAGCATACCGTGGCTTCTCAATATCGAAAAGTAG
- a CDS encoding helix-turn-helix domain-containing protein, whose protein sequence is MKSNPQISQQDLSARLDVLGYHIDRVSITKIESGDRFVADYEVVALANALNVSVEWLLYGNP, encoded by the coding sequence TTGAAGTCCAATCCTCAAATATCCCAGCAGGATTTGTCCGCCAGGCTTGACGTACTGGGTTATCATATAGATAGGGTGTCCATAACAAAAATCGAGTCAGGTGATAGGTTTGTAGCAGATTATGAAGTAGTCGCTCTTGCCAACGCACTCAATGTTTCCGTTGAATGGCTGCTTTATGGTAATCCCTAA
- a CDS encoding helix-turn-helix transcriptional regulator has product MSKCEDQVLAKRIGAKIRGIRGNLSREEFVEAIDRIVTPQSLYRVEKGLRKASDKVLQKISEKFNKPLSWFYEPDCETEAIQAEFSRLKILEAIQNDPSLLEFFEKLSQRSDLKIMFKQVKDLSPESIKRLIRIIRAIEDEEDENPT; this is encoded by the coding sequence ATGAGTAAATGTGAAGACCAGGTTCTAGCCAAAAGAATAGGAGCCAAGATACGTGGTATAAGAGGAAATCTATCGCGCGAAGAGTTTGTCGAGGCTATTGACAGAATAGTCACCCCTCAAAGTCTTTACAGAGTTGAGAAGGGTCTTCGTAAAGCATCTGACAAGGTGCTTCAAAAGATATCTGAAAAATTCAACAAACCCCTGTCATGGTTCTACGAGCCAGATTGTGAAACAGAAGCTATTCAAGCTGAATTTTCCCGTTTAAAAATACTGGAGGCTATCCAAAACGATCCGTCTCTTCTTGAGTTTTTTGAAAAGCTTTCCCAAAGAAGCGATTTGAAAATAATGTTCAAACAGGTTAAAGATCTTTCTCCAGAATCTATTAAAAGACTGATAAGAATTATTAGAGCGATTGAGGACGAAGAGGATGAAAATCCAACCTAG
- a CDS encoding HD domain-containing phosphohydrolase, protein MSQFLNQIISLYEQLNTGISISEALTYVFDTFRKYIPFDRIGITLLESDGSIYAYEVRTNHSPVLDEGYSEKLCKTSLNTIVKMKKHRIINDYKEYLKLHPKSAPTKLMVSEGIMSSLACPLVVNSICIGVLLFSCRRKNRYNESHAAMAKIISSNMAIILERNLLVDDLILSSVTGLAKLVEAKDSDTGFHLERMQSYSKIIAQALASKEKYANIIDKHFIENIFKFSPLHDIGKAGIADGILLKPAKYTPEEFEVMKKHTVIGAEILRKSSSNLLRKGKHFFDFAIQIAEGHHEKYNGKGYPYGLSGDSIPLPARIVAIADVFDAVTSKRVYKNAYDIETTLQIIDKESGKSFDPDVVEALNHNIEQIVQVYKKYHEQIDLEIR, encoded by the coding sequence ATGAGTCAATTTTTAAATCAAATTATTAGCCTTTACGAGCAGCTAAACACAGGTATTTCAATTAGCGAAGCGTTGACATATGTCTTTGACACATTCAGAAAGTATATACCCTTTGACAGGATTGGAATAACCCTTTTAGAAAGCGATGGTTCCATATATGCCTATGAGGTTCGTACAAACCATTCTCCCGTTTTGGACGAAGGATACTCTGAAAAATTATGCAAAACTTCTCTCAATACAATTGTAAAAATGAAAAAGCATAGGATTATAAACGATTATAAAGAGTATTTGAAACTTCATCCAAAATCGGCTCCAACCAAACTGATGGTGAGTGAGGGGATAATGTCAAGCCTGGCATGTCCTTTAGTCGTCAACAGCATATGTATCGGGGTATTATTGTTCTCTTGCAGGAGGAAGAACCGGTACAACGAAAGTCATGCGGCGATGGCAAAAATCATCAGCAGTAACATGGCAATAATTCTTGAACGAAACCTTCTTGTAGATGACTTGATATTGTCCTCTGTAACAGGCTTAGCCAAGCTTGTAGAGGCTAAAGACAGCGATACCGGCTTTCATCTTGAACGCATGCAAAGCTATTCAAAAATTATTGCTCAAGCATTGGCTTCAAAAGAAAAATATGCAAACATTATTGATAAGCACTTTATTGAGAATATTTTCAAGTTCAGTCCCCTTCATGATATTGGCAAAGCAGGCATTGCAGACGGGATTCTCCTGAAGCCGGCAAAGTATACTCCCGAAGAATTCGAGGTTATGAAAAAGCATACGGTGATCGGTGCTGAAATATTAAGAAAATCCAGTAGTAATCTATTAAGGAAAGGAAAGCATTTTTTTGATTTTGCCATTCAAATCGCTGAAGGACATCATGAAAAGTACAATGGCAAAGGCTACCCTTACGGTTTGTCTGGCGACAGCATTCCTCTTCCTGCCCGAATTGTTGCAATAGCTGATGTTTTTGATGCTGTGACTTCCAAGAGGGTGTACAAGAATGCCTATGATATAGAAACTACCCTGCAGATTATTGACAAAGAAAGTGGAAAAAGTTTTGACCCTGATGTTGTTGAAGCCTTAAATCACAATATAGAACAAATAGTGCAGGTATATAAGAAATACCATGAACAGATTGATTTGGAAATCCGTTAA
- a CDS encoding Hsp20/alpha crystallin family protein, with protein sequence MNNIFGSDDMSLVPWNPFREMDNFSKDISSLIDFSPFRFFGGMNSPRVDVFQTDTDVVVKAEIPGITKEDLNVYVDENSIRLSGQSKRDNEYKDENIYRTERYYGSFSRTIPLPVEIKSEQAKAEYKDGILSITVPKVEQAKAKGKKIDIQ encoded by the coding sequence ATGAATAATATATTTGGGAGTGATGATATGAGTCTTGTGCCATGGAATCCATTCAGGGAAATGGATAATTTCAGCAAGGATATAAGCAGCTTGATTGATTTTTCACCCTTCAGATTTTTTGGTGGGATGAACTCGCCGAGAGTTGATGTATTCCAGACGGATACTGATGTAGTGGTTAAGGCGGAAATCCCCGGAATAACCAAGGAGGATTTGAATGTATATGTTGACGAAAACTCCATAAGGTTGTCGGGACAATCTAAACGAGACAATGAATACAAGGATGAAAACATTTATAGAACGGAAAGGTACTACGGGAGCTTCTCCAGGACGATACCTTTACCTGTGGAAATAAAATCGGAGCAGGCAAAAGCGGAATATAAAGACGGTATTTTGTCCATAACTGTTCCAAAGGTAGAGCAGGCTAAGGCAAAAGGTAAAAAGATAGATATCCAGTAA